The segment GCCTGGGTGAGACTAACCGGTACATGTGTGGGTAGGAGGTAGCAAATACCCGGTGGAATAGCCGAGGTGAGTGCAAGCTAGCTCGGAAAACAGAGACAAAAAAGATACATttcttaaaaggaaaaagataacAGAAGTTGAAAGGACAGAGTTCAAGGATTCCATCTATTCCAAACTCATCGTAACATTTTCCTTTTTAGATGCCTAAAATTGTATCTCGACTTTAGTATTAAGTTATCCTGAGACCTGAAATAGCATCAATTTCCATTTGAGGAAATTCAGAAATGACAACAGAGGGCTGCTCTGAAGGTAGACCCTCTACTTCTAACCAAGAGATTGGGAGTTCCGGGTCACCAGGGGATGAAAGAGGCAAAACCAAAAGTTATTCTACATTCAGTACAGTGTACTGCAGTATTCATGTCTATTTCAGGAACAATGAGAAAAGGAGGAGTGTTTCAGATCTGGTTAATAGTTTTATAATCGCcttttaatgaattaatgaatatatttgttTCTATATAACCAAACATTCTACAGTAAGTTTAATGTCCCTTGTACATGACTAAATGGAATTGATCACTACCTACCTGATGTGAACTTCATTCCTACGGTCTTGTATGTTGTTTTACATCCAATGCAATATACCATAAACTAGAGGAGCAAAGAGAATAAGACGAGTGTTTTACAGTTTGATAACTGTCCTTTTGATAGATTAATAATCATACTTATATATGAACAAGTAGTCTACTTTATCCCACCAAAATATATAGCAAGGCTTCATGATTCTGATGTacaatattaaatgaaaatgatcatagcCAACCTGGTGTGGCACTTCATTCCTGCGGCGCTTACGTCTTAGTTTTGAAACGAAGAGTGCAGAATCTTCACATACTCCAACCCAATCGCCATCTAGAAGTACCTTTTGTTTTCCATGGAGTGAGGTGGCACTGTCATCTACTAACTTTTGCATTCCACACCGAAACAATGTCTCAAGAAGTGGCATCAAAACAGTTGTGCTGACAAGACCCATACTAGCCAAATTTTTCACCAGGCCACAATTTTCTCCATCTGGGGTAGATAGAAAGCATACCTTTCCCCAGTGTGAAGGATTTCTGCATAAGTTATTCAAAAATCATCAgattatcataattaagttgAAGAAAACACAAATAAAGGGCATCCAGGTGCACAAGAATCCCCCGTTCACACAGGTTTGGGAAGGTCTGCACACCAAGGGTTGTCATGTAGACAGTCTATCCTAATGTCAGCATTAGTGGCTGCTTCCACGGCTTGAGAACCCGTGACTTATAGGTCAAATGGAGACAACTTTATTATTGCTTCAAGGTTCCCCTTCTTGGCGACAAGGaaataaaataccaaaaaaatcaTGACAGAATGAGCAAAGGATCAGGAGGCAAGTCAAATGAAGTCACTATTTTTGCTAATGGGAAACACGAAAAAAAATAGTTCGATATAAATTTAGTAAAACTTACGGATATCTAGCGTCGCCAACCTTCCCAGTGTATGTAACCTGCTGACGTGTCTTCCTTAGATCAGCAGTCATTTGCAATGGATTTGTTCGTCTAAGAGTTGCAACTACACCAGAAACCCGCTCCATTCTCTTGTAAGGGTGACACCAATGACCAGTAGAAAAAGCCCTGGAGAGACCATTGGTAATTATTGACGCATCCAAGTAATGCTCGATTGGGTGCACTTGTCGATCTCCACAAAGATCTCTTTGCAGTGCCTTCACCATACGCCTTTCGGCATGTTTAATGTGCACCCTGAGCTCTCGTTCAAGGAGCTCACCAGCTAGATCCAATCTTTTGTTTCGAAAATCATCTCTGTTGTCAACCTTTCTGCGGCCAATGTAAGAAAGCAAGAGGCACTTTACCATATAGCCTAAGAAGCGAGCCTTCTGCTTGAGACCACTGAGATTAGGGAACAGGTATTCTTTTATGCACTCCTCAACAGATTCTTGAGGTGGAAACTTACAGCTCTTTATAAGTCTATCAACATAAGCAAGAGCCTTTTTTCCCTTCCTGAAGTCCTCACAATTCTTGTCAGCATCGTGGATTGAAGCTACTagtatattgatgattttagtaTCTTTAATATCCACATCAATCAGATCTACTACCTCCCTGTCAGAGGATACGCCTAGAGCAAAAAACAAGACCCAAATTGGCATTTCTGCCAGGAAATACACACTGAGGGATTTTGCTTCTCCCTTAATTTGCTCATGCTTCAATGTCTCAGTCAGTTTAAGGTAGACTCTGTTCCTTTTTTCACCGGACCGATATGCAACCATCCAAGTGGAATGGTTTGACACCCAGAGTCTTTTTAAACACATCTGCTCCTGTGCAATGAAGATCTGAAATGGAAATTGTAAGCTTTCAATCTTAAATTTAAACTGTGGTAGGAAATTTATTCTAAAATGCCAAAAAGGTTAAACAATATTCTATATCATTGTAGTAATAGCATGAGGTTGAATGCACGCCCAAAATCTTCATCAACAAGAAAAAATCTTAATCTGATCTCAGTTCCATATGCAACAGCTTTAAGGTGTAATAGAATTGACATGAAAGCAGAATCAGTAACTGGTTCCTTATCCTATcccaaaaagttttttttttatgacaagggaaacccgatTCTATCCCCAGAAGTTAGAAAAGGATTGTCCTGAAAGTATATATCAAACTCAATCCTGCATCATATACCCCTTTCTTTGCAATACATGAAAAGCtggaaaatgttatttatttaactattcTGAAAATGTTGGTTCACCGTCACCACCAGCCAATCTATGCAGATGATTCCGTAAAACAAACGATCAATCATGAAATGTTGTTACTACTACATTAAATTCAACAAGCACAGTGGATTCTACTTGGATCATTGTCTTCGAGCTAATAGCTTTAGGTTCATAAGTGCATTCTTTTGAGTGGGTATCACCTTATTTTCACTTCAAAATTCACAATCTAAGGAACAAGTTGTAGAGTAGAGAAAACCATTTGAGATACTTAGAATCATGAGTCAATGAAATCTGATCTCCAACTGGTCTCTGTGATTTTATGGAAAGATATTTGTTATTGACGTTGAATTATATATAAGATACTAAGAGGgcactccaaaaaaaaattctgtcTAAATGGAATGTAAAGTTCACACCTTGAGTTCCTGCATCAGAGTTTTTAAGTTGCACGTTTAGTTTTTACAGGGTCCATATCTAGGATCCATCATACTTCTGCTATATACTATATATAGGTCATGCCAAAAGTTCTGGAGAAATCAAGTTCCTAATCAGTTCTTGTCTATTTGACTCTTTCTATTACATTAAATTTCTATTAGAACTGAGCATATTCATGTTCCAGGTTAAAAGATAAAAACCAAGACTAATTGAATGGTTTTCAGAAAAGTAAATAACCTATCAGCACAGATTTGTGCTGAATTAAAAGGCGTCCATGACACTCCGAATCAATAAAGTCAGGTTTTTGTTTTGAGGAAAAACATTCTATGATCAAATAGATGCttcaaataaacaattaaatcaTACACCACATATTTTTGCAAGTTGTATTAAACATGCAAAATCAACACATTATACAGAGACATAGTTCTTATGCTATCCATCTATGTTACTCAGgctcttcaaaaatgtcgacGAGTGCGTGTCCGATCCTTTAAAGTAGTGAATTTTGAAGGCCCGACATGGATGTGACatcatttttggagagtccaaAAAGACATGGCTATCCACATACCGACGTTGAAGTTTTTACAGAAGAGAAAAATGTACCACCATATTTTGCAATTTGTCTTACAAAATCAGAGTTCCTATCTTACTAACATTATGTAATATCCAACTAGAAGAAATTACGATGGAGGCACGTCGTCTTTCCTCCTAAAGGTTTATGCATGCCACAAAACTGTTTCTTCCCGAACTCTACAGTACGGGACATTATGCGAAGTGGTATATAAACTTCACCTTCATAAGATCAAACTTCAACAGGCATTttcaataaaacaaataaacaaaccCCAAAAAGTAGATAGGACCTTCAGAATAACCTCACCCTGCCATCATTCTAATCAATCACTTAGTCAAATGACTAGCATGAAAGTTAATTTTCTATTCTCTCTTTCCTCCTCTTTCATTACATCTTCCATTACACGGATACATCTTTGCAATTATCTGATTTTTCGAAGTTACATTATCTGTCAAATGACACAACTATTTAAGCAACAACAGCCACTAAAACTAGTACAACACTATGCCTCAATCCTTAACTAGTGTATGACTCGAgtaaacaaattatttataagcaTTCTATTCCGGTGAAGTCATCTTGTTCCAATACTCAATATATCGTATTGTAGGGAAAAGGTGTCACATTCCAACTGATCtaagattttaaatttcaaacataAATTCTACTTTAAAAGTGAAATTCCACTGTTTTAAGTTATGCTAGTTTGACTTTGATGTGTAGTGAATGATTGGTGTGGCTGTACTTTGAATAGTATCTTTAATTTTCCCTTTACTCGGTAGGGCTTAAATAGTGCATTAGCTCCAACCAACTTTCCAGCTTAGATAcccaaatatttttggcaagtCATTTTTGGGTTTTGGGTGAAGTCTCACCATGTATACATAGATTTTGAGAGAAATATTTCTCTTTATAAAGAAATATGATTTACATCCGTAAGTTCTAAATACTATTAAAAATAACCATAAGTTTGTATTATCATTTCATTGAAATGAACATGTTCTATAAAAAGTCATGACACCATTGATTTGTATACAAAAAACTACTATTGTTACTTGAAGTTGGAAGTAACTTCGGAGAGCAAGCTCAGataaaaactaataatatatgcatataattgtataaattttgtACAACGAACTAGGACTAAGTTCAGTCCAAAACTATAAATGATgggtgtttttaaaaaatataaatgtttgtggtaattttaaatttttaaaaagtaaacaaaatagaaTTTGGCACAACTACTAGTTTTTTATAGTATTTGGAATTTGGATTGTTTGCCAAATAGTGGAAAGTTATATGGCCAAACAAGATATGCCAAGTTTTTCCGCAAGTATTTTTAGGAAcatctatggccaaacgggtTGGAGTGAGCAGAAAGATCTTACCTTTTCAGCCCCTTTGACTATGAAGTATCCCCCATGATCAAATTCACAATCAAGCCTGTCAACACCACTCATCCAGCACAACTCTGAGTTCACCATCACAGGGATTCTCCCAATGAAGACATCCCTTTTATCTTCCATCACACACTCCTTGTCAACAAACTGTTCTACCCCAGTTTTGAACTTGTCGCTTCTAACTAGCTTTTTAGTAAACACCTGAAATCATTTACAAGGTCAGCCAACAAAGATAAAAGAATAACTATCagggaaaataaatgaaattttggATGTGTCCTCAATGCTAACTGTATTAAATTGTAAATGCACGACATGGATGAGAGAATGGATTAAATTCCAAATATCAGTAGTACTCCTGATAAAGGGAGAATTTTGTGAAGTTcaaaaaaatgatatcaaagtGTTAAGGATTAGGATGCATGCAGATCAGAGTTCTTGTTTCCCTTGTGATGACCTAACTTTTAGTCAGATGGGCAATGCATTTAATAAAGAACTGTTCAAGAGAAACCAACAAGATTAACAGCTTAATCTACAGAAGAACAACATAATGCAATAATCTTAGATTATAGCTAGCTAATCCAAgttttttgataaagtaataattttattaaggttagggcaaaaagtcactcgTATAGGAGTATAGCAAACATAGTAGAAAACTTGCGAGCTGGCCAATTCAAAATTGAGAACAATAAGAAAATGAATGTTTATAAATAAACAGAAAGAACACAGTACACGTAAAAACATAGACTgataaaaacaagaaagaaattgAATATTAGACAAAAGCAAACATCTTCTTGCCTGAACATGAGTCTCAACAATAATCCTGGCAGAATAAGTCATGTTCTGAAGGCGAGCATGCCGTGGCCACATGTTCAGGTACTCTTCCCCATTATATGCAGAATACTTTTCCCCTGCCCAAAACTTTGGCCGATCAAGGATTACATTCCCAAACTTGACAGAAGCATGCTTCCATTCACCTTCACCTTTCTTTGATGGATCATAACCTGGCTCAACATGGATCTCTCCAACCGAGTCGAACACCTTCTGGATTCCATACCTGATGAAGTCATTGTATGAATCAATCTGGTGGCTAATTAAGCCATACTTCTCAAAGAAACCAGCTGATGCCTTTTTACAGAAGTTTCTCAAGAAACCTCCACCCAACTCTTTAATTGAAGCCATATCAAGATTATCATCCTCATCCTCGTCATCATCCCAATCATAATCTCCTACTTCAAAAAGACCATCAATATCAAAGTCCATCATTGTGGATCCATTGGATGTCTTCCCTTTTCCACTACTACATCCCACATCTTCCATGATATCAGAAATCGTCATTTGAACGAAGCACCTGcatcaaaaacaaaatcaaattgCATCAATCCACATTAATTTTGTTCCAACCTGAACTGGTGCACAAACATGACCTCTCCTTTCAAAAGCGAATTCAATCAATAGTACAGCATAAAGAAAATTGACAGCTAAAAGACTTTAGTTACCCCATCTGAAACTAAAGCCCTTCCAGGAAGGCCAAATGAGTATTtctctaaaagaaaaaagaggaaagaTTAAGGGTTGGTCATCTATTTCTAACTAGAAAGGAGTTCTCATTTAGAAACAGTAAGAAATAAAGCACAAAACAAAAGActatacaaaattacaaatgTCCATGGGGTGGAAGCTGGGATTGCTTGGttaaattttctcttaaatGTAAACTGTGTTTTTGACAATCCAGTTCCACTCTGGTTAACCTATTTCTAAAGAAGATAAAAGGCAAGAGAATTTAGAGACATATAAAGGTTGTGACTTATAGTATCTTATATGTAACTtcggaatatatatatataatgttacTTTAAAAGATTAATATCACTAACTTAAATACATGAAAATTGGAATGCATTGACTTGTAATTCTTGGGATGGCGGAGTATATAACTTTGTACATGCCTTCCAAAGAAATTAtgagaaaaattccaaaatccCTATGACTTATGATGAGAGCCAACAGAGAATAACAGGAAAGCAAGCTCAACTTGAATTCATCCTTCGCATTGATCCATGCAACAACATTCCAAGTGTACCCCACAAGTGGGGTTTGGGGAAGGTGGTGTTTACTCAGCCTCACCCTTACCTAGAGAAGGTAGATAGTTGTTTTCGATAGACTCTCGGCTCAagtaaaacatatgaaaaatcatatatgtatagcaaatatACAGTAGTAAAGAAGTCATGCTGAAAACAATGGAGAAGAGTTGGCATAGATCCATCCAGTCATAAAAACTAACAAATCTTGAAGACTCAAGACGTTCACCAGCATTTCAGaacacaaaaatttaaataaaatgtataaGCTACCCACATTACAAACTTTTTTTAGGAAACCCTTAACTTAAGTTGCTATCAACATTTCCTGAAATTGGCATAAGCAGCCTTACTgtatctctttttttctttctcttttcacCTCTAGAATACCCGTAAGATGTCTTCAACATTTTCTGAAAAGtataaactaaattttttttaaaaatatttccttttcttttgcaCAAAACCCAGAAAGTGCTTTCAAGTATTTTCAGGGATTTCAGCACACTAATATTCCTACTTCAGTCAATTCACCTCTAAACCCTACTTGTGATGGCAACCAAGTTGTTTTGATAAACTTTCggctcaagtaaagcatatcaaaatcaaaaaagtaAAGCAAATACAACAGCAACGAAGTAACACTTTGACCCTAATCCTCTTGACCTTCGTATCTTTCTATTTAGGTCATGTCGTCAGTTAGCTATACGTATATCATGTTCTATCTAATCACTTTTCCTTCCCCAAACACTTTTTCTGCCCAACTCTTCTCTCTTCAAACACACTAAATACAACCTATCACACTTTCTCATTTGGACATCTACGCATCTTCTTTCCACATGTCTCTCTCGTCTAAAACCTCGGcgcttttcattttttttaatgacaagACAACCTGGCAACCGCTACCCTATAGATGTGCACACGTAAAACCTTCCCTTCTATGCAAAAGCTCGCAATGCCGACGCTTTTCATTAAAAACCCATATAAAATTTTGCAGACCATACTGcattataactatatatatatccatataAATCAAAAACAGTagtaaaaaattaacaaaaccCACAAAGATTACTCGAAAACATGAAGCGAATATCAAAAATATCAGCGTAAAACCATACATTTTCTGAATATTTGCTTAAtgatttagaaagaaaaaaaagcaaaaaaggaaCAGCTTACAAAGTATCGTAGCTTCTGCTTTCTGCTATTTTTTGGTTCgaattttttttgtgagttTTTTCTGCAGTCACACCAACAAGcagagagagaagaagaagagcagTGGtcagtaagtgtgaattttcgTCAGTTCTCTTTTATGCATTGGAAAAATGGAATCGAAAAGGTATAATGTGTAATTGCTCAATGAAATGATGCCATGTGTTAAtgtgaaaagaaataaattaaaaagaaaaaatatactatTCCTCATTTTTCTCGTCCGGTGTTTGATATTCACAATGAAGCTCCGATATACAAATTTTGTGATACATAGGCCCCACTATGATGTGTAATCACTCAATGAAATGATGCCATGTGTTAATGTGAAAAGaaataaaccaaaaagaaaaaatatactaaTCCTCATTTTTCTCGCCCGGTGTTCGATATTCACAATGAAACTCGCATATACAAAATTTGTGATACGTAGGCCCCATTATAATGTGTAATCACTCACTGAAATGATGCCATGTGTTAATGTGAaaagaaataaaccataaagaaaaaatatactaaTCCTCATTTTTCTCGCCCTGTGTTCGATATTCAATATGAAGCTCGGATATACAAATTTTGTGATACGTAGGCCCCATTATGATGTGTAATCACTCAATGAAATGATGTCATGTGTTAATGTGAaaagaaataaactaaaaagaaaaaatatactaaTCCTCATTTTTCTCGTCCGATGTTCGATATTCACAATAAACCTCGGATATACAAATTTTGTGATACATAGGCCCCATTATGATGTGTAATCACTCAATGAAATGATGCCATGTGTTAATGTGAaaagaaataaactaaaaagaaaaaatatactaaTCCTCATTTTTCTCGCCCAGTGTTCGATATTCACAACAAAGCTCGGATATACAAATTTTGTGATACGTAAGCCCCATTATAATGTGTAATCACTCACTGAAATGATGTAtgtgaaaagaaataaattaaaaagaaaaaatatattaatcctCATTTTTCTCGACCGATGTTCGATATTCACAATAAACCTCAGATATACAAATTTTGTGATTCGTAGGCCCAATTATGATGTGTAATCACTCAATGAAATGATACCATGTGTTAATGTGAAAAGaaataaaccaaaaagaaaaaatatactaaTCGTCATTTTTCTCGCCCGGTATTCGATATTCACAATGAAACTCGGATATACAAATTGTGTGATACGTAGGCCCCATTATAATGTGTAATCACTCACTGAAATGATGCCATGTGTTAAtgtgaaaagaaataaattaaaaagaaaaaatatactaaTCCTCATTTTTCTCGCCCGGTATTCAATATTCACAATGAAACTCAGATATACAAATTGTGTGATACGTAGGCCCCATTAGGAGGTAAGGCTACCTACCAAGGAAAATTTGAGAATTCTCGATtgaggaaaaaataatttcatctaCTACATTACATCcgttaataatatattaaggtGGTGTAAGTACTGTtcactattttaatattttaaaaagtactaCTTATTCTTTTGATAATGTCAAACCTTTGGGTTCTCGGGATCTGTTTTGGTACGAGGAAATTTGTTTTATCAAAAAACGttgagaaaatttatttttaatgttttcatattttcgttagttaaaattttaaaacaatattttcattaaaaaagtaACTTTCATAAAATGAGAAAAGtaatttttctttagaaaataaaaaaatcaaattcaataaaatgataatattcaTAGTGATTGTGTTTTCTCATTTCTAACGTACATCATCTTTATCTCGTGAATAACCTCATTTTGATGcgtttattttataataatatttatcta is part of the Solanum pennellii chromosome 8, SPENNV200 genome and harbors:
- the LOC107027378 gene encoding DNA-directed RNA polymerases IV and V subunit 2-like codes for the protein MTISDIMEDVGCSSGKGKTSNGSTMMDFDIDGLFEVGDYDWDDDEDEDDNLDMASIKELGGGFLRNFCKKASAGFFEKYGLISHQIDSYNDFIRYGIQKVFDSVGEIHVEPGYDPSKKGEGEWKHASVKFGNVILDRPKFWAGEKYSAYNGEEYLNMWPRHARLQNMTYSARIIVETHVQVFTKKLVRSDKFKTGVEQFVDKECVMEDKRDVFIGRIPVMVNSELCWMSGVDRLDCEFDHGGYFIVKGAEKIFIAQEQMCLKRLWVSNHSTWMVAYRSGEKRNRVYLKLTETLKHEQIKGEAKSLSVYFLAEMPIWVLFFALGVSSDREVVDLIDVDIKDTKIINILVASIHDADKNCEDFRKGKKALAYVDRLIKSCKFPPQESVEECIKEYLFPNLSGLKQKARFLGYMVKCLLLSYIGRRKVDNRDDFRNKRLDLAGELLERELRVHIKHAERRMVKALQRDLCGDRQVHPIEHYLDASIITNGLSRAFSTGHWCHPYKRMERVSGVVATLRRTNPLQMTADLRKTRQQVTYTGKVGDARYPNPSHWGKVCFLSTPDGENCGLVKNLASMGLVSTTVLMPLLETLFRCGMQKLVDDSATSLHGKQKVLLDGDWVGVCEDSALFVSKLRRKRRRNEVPHQVEVKRDEQQDEVRIFSDAGRIMRPLLVVSNLKNIKALNGGVKGGDYGFQTLLDKGIIELIGPEEEEDCRTAWGVEYLLKADKENPPVNYTHCELDMSFLLGLSCGLIPFANHDHARRVLYQSEKHSQQAIGFSTVNPNIRVDTNTHQLYYPQRPLFGTMLSDSLGKPKCARHQRGMLSRPEYYNGQCAIVAVNVHLGYNQEDSVVMNRASLERGMFRSEHVRSYKAEVDNMEAIGKKSKAEDSVNFGKTQSKIGRVDCLDDDGFPYIGANLQSGDIIIGKFAESGADHSVKMKHTEKGMVQKVLLSANDEGKNFAVVSLRQVRSPCLGDKFSSMHGQKGVLGYLESQENFPFTVQGIVPDIVINPHAFPSRQTPGQLLEAALGKGIALGGGEKYATPFSALSVDAILKQLHGRGFSRWGNERVYNGRTGEMVHSLIFMGPTFYQRLIHMAEDKVKFRNTGPVHPLTRQPVADRKRFGGIKFGEMERDCLIAHGAAANLHERLFTLSDSSQMHICGKCKNMANVIQRPVPGGKVRGPFCRFCESVEDIVKVDVPYGAKLLCQELFSMGISLKFDTEIC